ATGGATCAACGCTGTGCGCTGCCGCTCCCTTGCGATGGACAAGCATTCCAAGCGCGCCGGCTTTGGGAACGAGATTCACATCTGTACGAGCGTGCACATTACCATGTTCCACATCAAGGAACCAGTGGGAATAGTTCACAACCCCGTTGCCGACAAACAGTGTTTTCTCACACAAGTCCTCGATGAGACGCTGAGGAGAGATCACACATTCGTCATCCTGCAGGCGCGGCAACCCGTCACGCCAATGATAACGGGCAGCATAAACCTCTTTTTTGCGGGCATCAATGACGGCCACAACAGGAAAGCTTGATGGACCGTTGGCAAAAGCAACAACTTCAAGAGAGGACACCGGATAAATCGGCTTTTTCAATGCCAGGGCAAGCCCCTGTATGGTTGCCAGACCAACACGCAATCCGGTAAATGAACCGGGACCGGCAACAACACATAATCCATCAAGCCGGTCAGGCTGCACTCCAGCCTCATTGAGGACAAAATCCGTGTAGCGCAACAGATAGTCGGAATGTGTTTTACCCGACACATCCAGGGTTATTTCAGCCAGAACCCGATCATCTCGGCATAATGCCACACTGCCACAGGGTGTTGAGCTATCCAGGCACAGGAGCAACGCCATCAACCACTCCCCTGCATAAACAATCGAACAATATCGTTGTAAAATGCCAAAAGCATCAGCATGAGCAACAGTCCCAAACCAATCTGCTGCATCACCTCACGCGCCCGTAACGACAAGGGACGTCGCCAGACAATCTCAACAAGATTGAAAAACAAGTGGCCACCATCCAGAACCGGAATCGGCAACAAATTAAGGATACCCAGCTGAATACTCAAAAACGACAACACAGTCAGGATCGTACTGAAATCTGTTTGTGCAGCCTGCCCGGCGATCTGCATCACCATGATTGGACCACCGATATTATCCGCAGGGACATGACCGGCAACGAGCTTACGAAGAAAAACCAGAGTCAGATCAATCAACTCCCCCGTGCGATGAACACCGATTTGCAGCGCTTCAAAAAAACCGTATTTACGCTCTTCCATCATCTGTTGCGGCGTAATACCGATGAGCCAAACGCCATTTTTCGCCTTCGGCGCGATGGCAAACTCCATCAGCTGACCGGAACGGTGGACGACAAAGCGCGCTTCCTTGCCGGCCAACTGCTGAATCACGTTATGCAACTGATACCAGGAGTCAATGGAGGTCTCATCAATACGTAAAATCCTGTCACCAACTTGCAGTCCGGCTTTCTGAGCCGGCATATCAGCACTGACGGTTCCAATCACTGCTTCGCGCATCGGCATCAGACCAAGGGACTGCAACCCTTCCAGACTGCCGTTGTCCGCCGGCACATCAAGCGTTATGGTTTGTCCCTGACGGTCGATGGTAAAATGCAACTGAGTGCCCACCAGGGGGATCAGCGCCTTATCCGTCTGCGTCCAGGTCGTCACCTCATGGTCATTAACGGAAACAATGCAGTCGCCCGTTTGAAAACCGGCGTTGGCCGCATCGGAAGTCTCGAGGACATAGCCGATACACGGAGGGTCATTGAGAAATGTCGGCACATTGACGCCGACCATATAGGCCAAAGGCAATAACAACAGAGGTAGAAGCAGGTTCATGATCGGTCCGGCCGCGACAATCGCCATGCGCCGAGAAACCGCTTTTTCCGCAAAGGAGCGTTTTTTCTCCTCCTCAGTGAGCGGTTCATCCTCCTCGCCCACCCCTTCGCCAAGCATTTGCACATAGCCGCCAAGCGGAATAAGACTGATCAAGTACTCGGTCTCTCCCCAGGTCCGGCTGACGATGCGCGGGCCAAAGCCCAATGAAAATTTAAGGACTTTCACCCCGGCCAGCTTTGCCACGCAGAAATGACCAAGTTCATGAATAAAAACCAGAACGCCAAGCATCAGGATGCCAGCTACAACGGTTATCATAAATCCTCCTGTCAGCGTCCCTGAGCGATCAGTTGCCGAGCGATACAACGTGCTCGGTCATCACAATGCAACACATCCTCAATAGAATGAATCGGCTCATTGTGATATTGGTCAAGAACCTGACGAATCACGGATGAAATATGCAGATAGTGAATCTTCTGCTGTAAGAACTCATCGACGGCCACCTCGTTGGCCGCATTAAGAACAATGGGTGCCGAACCGCCGGCACTAAGGGCTTCATAGGCCAGTTTCAGGCAAGGAAACAGTTCCAGATCCGGACGACTGAAGCTCAAATCTGCCCATTGGCACAAATCAAGGGCCGGTAACGACAAGGGTAGACGGTCCGGCCAGGCCAACGCATAGGCAATGGGGGTTTTCATATCGGGAACCCCCAACTGAGCCACAACCGCCCCATCCACATATTCAACCATCGAATGGACAATACTTTGCGGATGGATGTGCACATCAATGCGCTCAGCCGGGATATTAAATAACCAATACGCTTCAATGACCTCCAGCCCCTTATTCATCATCGTTGCCGAGTCAATGGTGATCTTCGCCCCCATGGACCAGTTAGGATGATTCAGGGCCTGTTCCAAGGTGACATGCTCAAGTTGTTCACGACTGAATTCACGAAAGGGACCACCTGATGCCGTTAAGATCAGACGTCGGATGTCGCCATGCTGGTGCCCTGAAAGGGACTGGTAGATGGCTGAATGCTCGCTGTCCACCGGCAGCAGATTGACGTTGTGACGCTGCACAGCGTCCATGACTAAGGCTCCAGCCGTAACCAGAGTTTCTTTGTTGGCCAGGGCAATATCTTTCCCCGCTTTGATAGCAGCCATGGTCGGCACCAGTCCGGCCGCCCCAACGATGGCCGAAACCACCATCTGCGCCTGCGGGTGGGTTGCACAACTGACGGCACCATCGACCCCCGCAACAATGTCGACCGGACAATCCTGCAAAAGTGCGTGTAGCCGTGGTCTGTCAGCCGGATCAGCCACCGAAACAACTTCCGGTTTAAAGCGGCGCACTTGATCGGCCAACAAATCGATCTGCCGCCCGGCACTCAAGGCGACAACACGAAACTTATCCGGGAACTCTGCAACCACATCAAGAGTGCTGACGCCTATGGAACCGGTGGAACCGAGCACGCTGATTGATTTCATTGCATTTGCTCTCTCTATCACCACAGTAGACAAAAATAGACACAGGGGAACGTGAACAACAGACTGTCGAGTCGATCAAGCATTCCGCCATGACCGGGAAACAACGCCCCTGAATCTTTGCTGTCGGCGCTGCGTTTCACCATGGATTCGAATAAGTCGCCAAGTTGACCAAAAACGCCGACAAGGGCACCAACAACAACGGCTCTGCTGAGCGACGCGTCAGGAATAAGCCATGGGATGACGACCGAGGCACACAGGACACTGCCGACAAAACCGCCGAGGGCTCCCTCAATACTTTTTTTCGGACTAATTTGTGGATACAGCCGGTGACGGCCTAATGCCGTACCGACGAAGTAGGCGCAGGAATCACACACCATGGTTGCCATCAGGACCAGTAAGACCCAGATGCGGCCATGCTCAACTCCGTGTAACGCAGCAAAATAGCTCATCAGTAAAGGAATATACAACCAGCCGACGACAATCTGGCCCAACTCGAGGATAACACGACTAAGGTTTTGATAACGTGCCAAAAAAACCAGGGAAAAAACCAGAAAGGATCCGGTAAGAACATGCTGTGCATCACTTGGCCAATAGCAGCACACGGCCAGAAAAACAACACCAAACAGCGTGGCAATCACTTGTTCGACAAAGCGGCTATCGTCCAAGACCATCCTGTAGAATTCCCACAGGGCGATAGCGCAGACAACACACAAAGCCAAAGTAAACCAGACCGTATCAAACGCAAGGGTCAACAATAAAACGACCGGCAGAGCGATCAAAGCAGTAATGAGACGTTGTTTAATGGGACCCCTCCTCTACAATCAGTTCGGATCAACCGCACCGAAACGACGGCTACGGGACTCAAAATCGTCTAACGCTTCTTTAAGCTGTTCCACTGTAAAATCAGGCCACAAACAGGAGCAAAAATAGAGTTCCGTGTAAGCCATCTGCCACAATAGAAAATTACTGATCCGCATCTCACCACTGGTCCGGATCAGCAGATCGGGGTCAGGAGTCCCCTGTGTATCCAAGTAGCTGGAAAAAACGTCTTCGGTAATTTCACCCTCAGACAGGTTTCCGTTTTTGATATCGCCGGCAAGCCGGCGAACCGCTCGCAGTACTTCGTCACGAGCACCATAAGACAACGCCAAAGTTAAGGTTAACCCGGCATTCTCTCGAGTTGTATCGATCGTTTCCTTAAGTGAAGCATAAATTTCTTTCGGCAAGCGACTCAAATCACCAATCACCCGAAAACGGATGCGATGCTTTAGCAACATCGGCAATTCACTGCTCAGGTACTGGCCCAGCAACGCCATAAGCGACTGGACTTCCTCATCAGGACGCGACCAGTTTTCCGAACTGAACGCGTACAGGGTCAGATAACGAATCCCCAGGGTTGAGCACTCTTCAACAACCGTGCGAACCGTTGATACACCCTGCTGATGCCCGGCAATACGCGGCAAACCACGTCGTTGCGCCCAACGGCCATTTCCATCCATGATAATGGCAATATGTTCAGGCAGAGCCATAGACCTTTTCCTTCGTTCTCATCTGATTGCGTCGTGGTAAAACGGTCGACAGGAGAGTCCTGTAACAAGCAGCTTAATAAGAGCATGAAAATTTAGCATGAACCAGAAGCGGGGGCAATAGAACAGGTCCGCCGATTGAGAAAAAACCAACAATAAAGGGGACCCTCTTGAGAGTCCCCTTTGATTTATCAAAAGAGCTGGTCGTATTTATACTTCCATGAGCTCTTTTTCTTTTTCAGCAACAATATCGTCGCATTTTTGAACGTACTTATCCGTCAGATCCTGCATGTCCTTCTCAGAACGTTTGAGATCATCCTCAGTAATTTCTTTTTCTTTTTCGAGCTTTTTCAACGCATCGTTGCCGTCACGACGACTACTGCGGATACTGATCTTCGCTTCTTCACTCTTTGCCTTGACCAGTTTGACCATCTCCTTACGGCGTTCTTCCGTTAACGGAGGAATTGAAATACGGATCAAATCACCATCGGACGATGGTGTCAGGCCCAGATCCGATTTAAAAATGGCCTTTTCGATCTCCGGCAACAGATTCTTTTCCCAGGGTTGAATCGTAATCAGACGGGCCTCAGGAACCGAAAGCGTGCCAACCTGATTCAATGGGGTCGGTGTTCCATAATAATCAACGCGCACTTCATCAAGCAACGAGACGGAAGCTCGTCCGGTCCTGACTTTGCTCAACTCTCGCTTGAGAGCTTCAATGGCGCCGTCCATAGACTTGCGCTCTTTTGACATGATGTCTTTAACCATCTAAGACTCTCCTTTGACGATAGTGCCAATGGCTTCACCCAGCACAACCTTTTTGATATTTCCGGGCTGGGTCAGGTTGAAAACCAGAATCGGCAGGTCATTATCCATACATAAAGAGGTCGCTGTGGCGTCCATCACCTGCAGGCCCTTCTGAAGCACATCCAGATAGGAGAGAGAATCATATTTTTTCGCTGCAGGGTTTTTCGCTGGATCAGCATCAAAAACACCATCCACCTTGGTTGCCTTGAGGATCACCTCCGCACCGATTTCCATGGCGCGCAAACTGGCTGCCGTATCCGTGGTGAAATACGGGTTACCGGTTCCCGCAGCAAATATCACCACACGCCCTTTTTCAAGATGGCGCACGGCACGGCGGCGAATATAGGGCTCGGCAATCTCGCGCATTTCAATGGCAGACTGCACCCGGGTAATCACATCGACCTTTTCCAACGCATCCTGGAGTGCCAGGCTGTTCATAACGGTGGCTAACATCCCCATATAATCAGCACTGGCACGATCCATACCGGCAGAAGATGCCGCCAGCCCACGGAAGATATTGCCGCCGCCAATAACCAGAGCAACCTGCACGCCGAGATCAATCACTTCACGGATCTCGCCGGCAATGCCACTGATGATCTCAGGATCAATCCCATAACCATTATTGCCGGCCAGGGCTTCACCGCTAAGTTTGAGCAATATTTTCTTGAATTTCGGGCCTCTATCGGACATCAATCCACCTCTCAGACGATATGTAAAATTACTTGGTCAGGGCAGCAACCTCAGCGGCGAAATCGTCAGCGCGCTTTTCAATACCTTCGCCAAGCTGATAACGCTCATAATTAACCAACGTCACATCAGCACCGATCTGCTTGGCCAATGCATCAACAACTTTGTTGACCTTCTGATCCGGGTCAATGACAAAGGCTTGCTCAAGCAGACAGATCTCACCGAAAAACTTGTTGATTTGACCGAGAATAATTTTCTCAATGATGTTATCAGGCTTGCCACTCTCTTTTGCCTTGACGCGCATGATGTCTTTTTCTTTTTCAACAACATCCTCAGGAACGTCGTCACGGCACAGATATTGAGGGCTGGCGGCAGCAACATGCATGGCAATTTGACGAGCCGTGGCTGCAACAGCGGGATCATCGGCCTTTTCTGTTTGCAGCTCAACCAGGACACCAATTTTGCCACCGGCGTGAATATACGATTCGACAACGCCGGAAGTCACTTCGCTGCGAGCGAAACGACGAATATTGAGATTCTCGCCGATCGTGGCGATCTGATGGGTCAACTCCTCACCGACATTACGGCCGGTACCGGGAAACGGCAATGCTTTCAACGCATCAAGATCCGACGGAGCAGACTCGGCAACAACCGCTGCAACAGCGGATGAAAAGTTGCAAAAGGCATCATTCTTAGCAACGAAATCAGTCTCGGCATTGACCTCTACCAGTACGCCGACAGAACCTTCACCGGCAGCGACAATTGCGCCTTCGGCAGCAACACGACCGGATTTTTTAGCGGCAGCAGACAGACCTTTTTTACGCAGGAAATCAATTGCGTCCTCAAGATTACCGTCCGTTTCAGCCAAAGCTTTTTTACAATCCATCATCCCCGCGCCTGTTTTAGAACGCAGTTCAGCCACCATTGATGCAGTAATTTTAGCCATAATTCGCCTCCTGTTCCACTATTTGTGGGAACATTCTTAACATAAAATCATCGATTGAATCGTTTATACACAATAAAGACGTGAAAAAAGCGACCAGATGCCTGGTCGCTTTCAGTCCTACTGACACATGAGGTCTAGGCTTCTTTCGCTTCGCCTTCAACCACTTCAGTTGTTTTTTCAGCCGCAGATGCGCCTTCATTTTCAGAGCAGATCGCCGCTTCACGTGCCTGTGCACCTTCAATGCTGGCATCCGCCATACTGGAAACAAACAGGCGAATCGCCCTAATAGCGTCATCATTACCGGGAATGATGTAATCAATTTCATCCGGATCACAGTTGGTGTCGACAACAGCGACAACAGGGATTCCCAGTTTTTTGGCTTCACATACGGCAATGGCTTCTTTCTTGGGATCAATGACAAACATTGCGCCCGGAAGCTTGGTCATCCCTTTGATACCACCGAGGTTTTTCTCCAGCTTGATCCGCTCACGATCAAGTTGCAGACACTCTTTTTTGGTCAGCAATTCAAACGTGCCGTCTTCAGCCATGGTTTCAATTTTTTTCAGGCGGTCGATGCTGCCTTTGATGGTAGCAAAGTTGGTCAGCATACCACCGAGCCAGCGATGATTAACATAGTACTGGCCTGCGCGATCAGCTTCTTCACGAATGGAATCTTGCGCCTGCTTCTTGGTACCGACAAACAGGATGCTGTCGCCATTTTCGACAACGCTCTTTACAAAGCTGTATGCCGTACGGAAATAACGCACCGTCCGTTGCAGATCGATGATGTAAATTCCATTACGGGCACCGAAAATGTAAGGTTTCATTTTCGGGTTCCAACGCTTGGTCTGGTGACCGAAGTGAACACCCGCTTCGAGCAGCTGTTTCATTGTAACTTTTGCCATTGTTCTTCCTCTCATTTCACGTGGTTTAACCTCCGCCTCCATGAAAGCTCGCTATCGTCATTTACCCCACTGGTAAACACCACGCTTGTAACCATGAAGACGTGCGTCGTTTAACGTACCGCGCTTAAATAACATAGCCCCTGCCCCACCGCAAGGAAAAACATCCTTTTAAAGACGCAGAAGTTTACAATTTTTCGCAACTGTAATACCATCCTGCGGTTATGTCATCACTTCGGTTGCAAACATATATTTCGCGGGAAATCGTCGCTCCGTTTCTGCTCAGTCTGGTGCTGTTTACCTTTGTCCTTCTGCTGAGCCGACTGTTGAAACTGATCGAAATGGTGGTCGACAAAGGGGTGGCGGTCAGTGAGATTTTGCATCTCTTTGCCTGTCTGCTGCCCTCATTCTTCGTTATCACCGTCCCGTTGTCATTTCTTCTGGCTGTCATGCTGGCGTTTGGCCGGCTTTCTTCGGATAGTGAGATCGTCGCCATGAAGGCGGCCGGATTCAGTCTTTATCGGCTCACCCAGCCGGTTCTTGTCATCGCTCTTGGGGTATGCGCCTTCACAGCCTATTTAACCCTGATCGCTGAGCCGGCCGGCCGCGTTAAACTGGAAAAACGGCTTATCAACATTGCCTACAGCAAGGCCGCAGTCGCCCTGCAACCTCAAATCTTCAATGAAGAGTTTGACGGACTGATGCTGTACGCCAACAGTGTGGATAATCAGACCAACACCATGACCGGGGTCTTTATCAGCGACGAACGCATGGGCAACACACCGTCAATCATTGTCGCGCGACGCGGTGAAATTCGTTCTGACCGCAGTAACGGCAGCTTGTTGATGCATTTACGAGACGGCTCAATCCATCGCCCGGTGGTACGCGAAGGCAAGCGTTCGTATCAAGTGGTTGATTTTCAAAGCTACGATGTCAACCTGAGTCTGAATACGGCCGACAAAGAAGACAAAGCTCTTCATCTCAAACCGAAAGAGATGTCTACCAAAGCTCTGATGCAGCCGGCCCCCGAGCTCCCCGAAGAAAAACAACGTGAGCGGCGCGTTGAACTGATGGAACGAATGGTCCTGCCCTTTTCACCGTTAATCTTTGCCCTGTTGGCGGTGCCATTGGGAATCCGCTCTCATCGCTCCCCTAAAGGCGGCGGTTTTTCCATTGCCCTGTTTATCTTCCTGTCTTATTACCTGTGCCTGTCCGTGGCCAAAACCATGGTACAGGAGAACAACTGGCCCCTGCTGGGCAGTTTGTGGGGACCAAGCGTGGTTTTTATCCTTGCCGGTATTCTGTTGCTGATCCGGGCTGCCCAGGAACGGCCGCTGCCGGGCAGCGGACTGGCGACGGTATTTTATGATGGCTTATCCACGATTTTTTACCGCAAAAAGGATCAGCCATGACACTGATTCAGCGCTATCTGCTCACAACGTTCACCAAAATCACCAGCCTGTCTTTGGCGGCCTTTGTCGGCATCTACCTGCTGGTCGATTTTTTTGAAAAAGTGGATGATTTTCTTGAACATGAGGCAGCTACGCATCTCTACATCAGTTATTTCGCCTGGAAAATCCCACTGATTGTCTCCCAGATGCTGCCCTTGACAATCCTGATGGGCACCTTTCTGACTCTGGGCGGATTCACGAAGACCAATGAGTTGACGGCCATGCGTGCCGGGGGCATCGGTTTACAGCGCATTGTTATCCCGTTCCTTATTGCCGCGACCCTTCTGACCGGGATTAATTTCGCATTAAATGAATTTCTGGTCCCCATAGGAACCCAACGCGCCAACTATATTTTTCGCACAGAGGTCAGAGGCAAAGCTCAAATGCTGGCCAAGCGCAACAATCTCTGGTTCCGTGAAGCCAACACCCTCTATCATATTCAGTTGGCACTGCCTGAGAAACAGCAACTCCGCGGGATTTCCCTCTACCTGGTGGACGATCAACTGAACTTGCTGAGCCGCATCGAGGCGCAGGAAGCTACGTTCAAAGATGACCAGTGGCAGGCAGAGCACGTTATTGTGCGTCACTTTGCCCCCCAAGAGCGCCACCTGACCGCTCAGAACAACCAGGAGTTGCTGCTTCTACCGTTAAAGAAAACACCGGAGGACTTTGGGACGATCTCTGGAAAAAATGAAGAGCTGAATTTTGCCCAGCTGTCGAGAATCAGCGCCCAGATGCAACGCGAAGGCCTCGATGCAACACGCTACCGTGTCGACATGTACTCACGACTGTCCACCCCGTTTGCCTGCATCATCATGGCCTTTCTGGCGATCCCCTTTGCCTTGCAGAAGAGTCGCAATGTCAACCTTTCGCTGGGGATCTCCATCAGTGTGTTGATCGGCATTTCTTTTTTTATCGTCCAGTCGACCCTTATTGCCCTGGGCTATTCAACCGTCTTGCCACCACTGATCGCAGCCTGGGCCGCCAACATCATCTTTGCCCTGGTCGGCATGTTCCTGCTTTTATCCACCCGCGATTAGCCTAAAACACAACAGGCGTACAGCTCATGCTGTACGCCTGTTGTGTTCAATAAAACAAACGCTCCCGTCATCGATCGCTTGACTTTTCGACGTGCGTCGTTGAAAAACCTCCAGAGGGAACTTTTTTCAACATCTCGTTAATAGCGGTAATGCTCCGGTTTGTAGGGACCTTCAATCTTGATATCCAAGTAGTCGGCCTGCTTCTGAGTCAACGTGGTCAGCTTGGCTCCGAGCTTACCGAGATGCAGACGCGCCACTTTTTCATCCAGAACTTTCGGCAGCACGTACACCTGCTTTTCATACTGATCATTGTTCAGCCACAGTTCGATTTGCGCCAACACCTGATTGGCGAAGCTGTTGCTCATGACAAAACTGGGGTGCCCTGTTGCGCAGCCGAGATTCACCAGACGCCCACGCGCCAGCAAGGTAATCCGCTTGCCGTCAGGCCATTCAATCTGATCAACCTGCGGCTTGATTTCATGAACCGTCAGGCTGTTATCACTGAACAGCGACTCGACTTGAATTTCGGAATCAAAATGACCGATATTGCAGACAATCGCCTGATCTTTCATCTGGTCCATGTGACTGCGATTGATAACATCGACATTACCGGTTGTCGTGACGAAAATGTCGCCCCAGCGACAGGCTTCATCCATATCAACCACATTGAAGCCTTCCATACATGCCTGCAGGGCACAGATCGGGTCAATTTCCGTGACCGACACCATGGCCCCCATGCCCCGAAAAGCCTGAGCACAGCCTTTACCGACATCGCCATAACCGAGAACGACACACTGTTTACCGGCGACCATGACGTCAGTTGCCCGTTTGATGCCGTCGATCAGCGACTCACGGCAGCCATAAAGGTTATCAAACTTACTTTTGGTCACGGAGTCGTTGACGTTGAACGCCGGAAACATCAAGGCGTTGTCGCGGGCCATCTGGTATAGGCGGTGAACACCGGTGGTGGTTTCTTCGCTCACTCCAATCAGATGGGCAGAAATTTTATGCCAGAACTGCGGATCTTCTTGCAGAGTTTTATTGAGCAGCGTATCGAGAATCTGCACTTCTTCATGGTCCCGACAAATGTCCGGAAGTCGGCCGCTGGCTTCGTATTCCTTTTCCCGGGCAACGCCACGGTGCACGAGCAATGTCGCATCACCGCCATCATCGAGAATCATGGTCGGGCCCTCTGGGAACGACAGGGTCTTCTTGGTAAACTCCCAGTATTCTTCAAGCGACTCGCCCTTGTAAGCGAAGACCGGAACACCGGTTTCAGCAATGGCTGCGGCAGCGTGATCCTGGGTGGAAAAAATATTGCAACTGGCCCAGCGCACATCAGCCCCAAGTGCCACCAGCGTCTCGATAAGCACGGCAGTCTGAATCGTCATATGCAATGAACCGGAGATACGCGCCCCTTTGAGAGGTTTCTGCGCCTGATACTCTTCACGCACCGCCATCAAACCGGGCATCTCCGTTTCGGCGATGGTAATTTCTTTACGACCCCAGGCGGCCAGAGCCATATCTTTAACAATCGATTCTTCAGACATCGAACTCATCAATCTCTCCTTTAACAGCTGATAAACGATGACGGAACACGCTATCCGCACACCATGGCAGAGATAACAGCACCATCAGATAAAACATAACAGCGAGAAAAATCGCTGCCACACTATGCCAGAAACGGCAATCGATCTTTGTGAGAATTGTCACGTTCCAGCGTTCGATAATCTTTCGTCCTAAACGCGGTGAGCCGACCAGCCACCACGAGAGGCGAAAAGGGATGACCCAAAGATAGCGCACAACGGCGGATCCGCAACCATACCAGAAACGCCACCACCCGGACAGGGGCAATTGCCACAGTCGACGCATCAAAGCGATCAGCGAACGAACAATGCCGTGATCAGAGCGATAACTGCCCATGGCACACGGCAGTAAAGAGCGTTCACCACTGGCAAGAATCAACAGAAGAACAGCATTGAGACACTGACGACACCAGAGCCCCTCCTCCTCATAGCGCCGACTGGAGGTGGTCAAGGTGCCGGGCAAATGGATCATGCGCCCTGCACATGAGATGCGCTCGACCAGTTCGACATCCTCAAGAACAGGCAGGGACTCATCATAGCCCTGCAAGTCATGCCAGACGGTTCGGTGGAGCATTAACCCCTGATCTCCAAAGATGGTTCCCGGCAGATTCAATGCGGCTTTTTCGGCAAGATAGCGATAAAAACGGGGCCGAAGCGCCTCACCGTTGAATTTTAACAAAAAATGACCGGCAACAGGATCGCCACCCAACCATTCATTTTCCAAAGCTCGGACCGCCTGTAAAAACAACTCCGGTTGAGCCCAAACACTGTCGGCATGCAAAAACAACAACCAGCGACCATGAGCCAGCCGGCCGCCACGATTCAGCTGACAGCTTCGGCCACGCTCCCCCTGTACTAAAACGACCTGATGGAGCGAGCAGGATTGATAATGGTCAATGAGGTCTGTGGAGCGATCTTTGGAACCACCATCACTGAAAATAATCTCCAGAGACAGGCTGACTTGAGACTCCAAGGCGGCAAACAGACCGGGCAAAGCGTCCTGTTCGTTGAACACGGGGATGATAACGGAAAGATCGAAGAAGGGATCGCAGTGAGTCATCGCATCAAAATCAGATCGAAGTTTCCTGCGCAACATGGGAACAAACCGGCCAGGCTCACCAAGGAGCCTGGCCGAAAATCACCTAAAGACCGGCACGACTGCGCAGCGACTCAACCCGGTCCGTTTTCTCCCAGGTGAAGTCAGGCAGTTCACGACCAAAATGGCCATAAGCCGCTGTAGGACGATAAATGGGGCGCAGCAGCTCCAGCGTTTCAATAATGCCGGCCGGACGCAGGTCAAATTCATCCTGAACGATGCGGGCAATTTTGTCCGAAGCAATCACTCCGGTTCCAAACGCATTGATCATGACACTGACCGGCTCGGCAACGCCGATGGCGTAGGCGATCTGGACTTCGCATTTTTCAGCCAGCCCGGCGGCGACAACATTCTTCGCCACATAGCGCGCCATATAGGAAGCACTGCGATCCACTTTGGATGGATCCTTTCCGGAAAAGGCACCACCGCCGTGAGATCCCTGACCACCATAAGTATCGACAATAATTTTACGACCGGTCAGACCGCAGTCACCCATGGGGCCGCCGACGACAAAGCGCCCCGTCGGATTGATGTAGTACTTGGTCTTGGCATCAAGAAGATCAACAGGAAGGACCTTTTTGACAACTTCCTCCATGACGGCTTCTTCGATCTGTGCCAATGTCACCTCGGGATTGTGCTGAGTCGAAACAACCACAGCATCAATGCGAGACGGCTTGTCATCAATATATTCAATCGACACCTGCGATTTGCTGTCGGGGCGAAGGAAATTAACAACACCCT
This region of uncultured Desulfuromonas sp. genomic DNA includes:
- a CDS encoding 1-deoxy-D-xylulose-5-phosphate reductoisomerase, which translates into the protein MKSISVLGSTGSIGVSTLDVVAEFPDKFRVVALSAGRQIDLLADQVRRFKPEVVSVADPADRPRLHALLQDCPVDIVAGVDGAVSCATHPQAQMVVSAIVGAAGLVPTMAAIKAGKDIALANKETLVTAGALVMDAVQRHNVNLLPVDSEHSAIYQSLSGHQHGDIRRLILTASGGPFREFSREQLEHVTLEQALNHPNWSMGAKITIDSATMMNKGLEVIEAYWLFNIPAERIDVHIHPQSIVHSMVEYVDGAVVAQLGVPDMKTPIAYALAWPDRLPLSLPALDLCQWADLSFSRPDLELFPCLKLAYEALSAGGSAPIVLNAANEVAVDEFLQQKIHYLHISSVIRQVLDQYHNEPIHSIEDVLHCDDRARCIARQLIAQGR
- a CDS encoding isoprenyl transferase, which translates into the protein MALPEHIAIIMDGNGRWAQRRGLPRIAGHQQGVSTVRTVVEECSTLGIRYLTLYAFSSENWSRPDEEVQSLMALLGQYLSSELPMLLKHRIRFRVIGDLSRLPKEIYASLKETIDTTRENAGLTLTLALSYGARDEVLRAVRRLAGDIKNGNLSEGEITEDVFSSYLDTQGTPDPDLLIRTSGEMRISNFLLWQMAYTELYFCSCLWPDFTVEQLKEALDDFESRSRRFGAVDPN
- the rseP gene encoding RIP metalloprotease RseP, with translation MITVVAGILMLGVLVFIHELGHFCVAKLAGVKVLKFSLGFGPRIVSRTWGETEYLISLIPLGGYVQMLGEGVGEEDEPLTEEEKKRSFAEKAVSRRMAIVAAGPIMNLLLPLLLLPLAYMVGVNVPTFLNDPPCIGYVLETSDAANAGFQTGDCIVSVNDHEVTTWTQTDKALIPLVGTQLHFTIDRQGQTITLDVPADNGSLEGLQSLGLMPMREAVIGTVSADMPAQKAGLQVGDRILRIDETSIDSWYQLHNVIQQLAGKEARFVVHRSGQLMEFAIAPKAKNGVWLIGITPQQMMEERKYGFFEALQIGVHRTGELIDLTLVFLRKLVAGHVPADNIGGPIMVMQIAGQAAQTDFSTILTVLSFLSIQLGILNLLPIPVLDGGHLFFNLVEIVWRRPLSLRAREVMQQIGLGLLLMLMLLAFYNDIVRLFMQGSG
- a CDS encoding phosphatidate cytidylyltransferase, with the translated sequence MKQRLITALIALPVVLLLTLAFDTVWFTLALCVVCAIALWEFYRMVLDDSRFVEQVIATLFGVVFLAVCCYWPSDAQHVLTGSFLVFSLVFLARYQNLSRVILELGQIVVGWLYIPLLMSYFAALHGVEHGRIWVLLVLMATMVCDSCAYFVGTALGRHRLYPQISPKKSIEGALGGFVGSVLCASVVIPWLIPDASLSRAVVVGALVGVFGQLGDLFESMVKRSADSKDSGALFPGHGGMLDRLDSLLFTFPCVYFCLLW
- the tsaB gene encoding tRNA (adenosine(37)-N6)-threonylcarbamoyltransferase complex dimerization subunit type 1 TsaB, with the protein product MALLLCLDSSTPCGSVALCRDDRVLAEITLDVSGKTHSDYLLRYTDFVLNEAGVQPDRLDGLCVVAGPGSFTGLRVGLATIQGLALALKKPIYPVSSLEVVAFANGPSSFPVVAVIDARKKEVYAARYHWRDGLPRLQDDECVISPQRLIEDLCEKTLFVGNGVVNYSHWFLDVEHGNVHARTDVNLVPKAGALGMLVHRKGAAAHSVDPFHLHPVYIRPSDAELQQSAK
- the frr gene encoding ribosome recycling factor translates to MVKDIMSKERKSMDGAIEALKRELSKVRTGRASVSLLDEVRVDYYGTPTPLNQVGTLSVPEARLITIQPWEKNLLPEIEKAIFKSDLGLTPSSDGDLIRISIPPLTEERRKEMVKLVKAKSEEAKISIRSSRRDGNDALKKLEKEKEITEDDLKRSEKDMQDLTDKYVQKCDDIVAEKEKELMEV